The following proteins come from a genomic window of Drosophila sulfurigaster albostrigata strain 15112-1811.04 chromosome X, ASM2355843v2, whole genome shotgun sequence:
- the LOC133849158 gene encoding uncharacterized protein LOC133849158: MKRCAQICLLLATIISTTTAAKTVDPDRSRLAGIYVKEGNQNGQLRFLASALSSSSSSSSTSSGSSSLNAALNQYITNKQDMLEQLRPSSSSSSSGTGLGLLSTGTGTDTGTGTSNSNAIYVSLGGGTSTSPTTTSSSTGSSSSNSNTQAALNQAIYGSTPINNLLPQIIGQAVAQRQGVVGGGNNNRRGVVQRRRRVQNGGQRRRRKGNKKGKNGKNGNKRPQVVVVRPQRG, translated from the coding sequence ATGAAACGCTGTGCTCAGATTTGCCTGTTGCTTGCAACAATAATTtcaacgacaacggcagcaaagACTGTTGATCCAGATAGATCCCGTTTGGCTGGCATCTATGTGAAGGAGGGCAATCAGAATGGACAACTGCGATTCTTGGCTTCAGCGCTGAGCAGCAGCTCAAGCAGCAGTTCGaccagcagcggcagcagcagcttgaaTGCTGCGTTGAATCAGTATATCACCAACAAACAGGATATGCTTGAGCAACTGCGTCCATcgagctcaagctcaagctctGGCACCGGTCTGGGACTCCTCTCGACCGGCACTGGCACTGACACCGGCACAGGCACTTCCAACAGCAATGCCATCTATGTGAGTCTCGGTGGTGGCACCAGTACCAGTCCCACAACCACTTCGAGTAGcaccggcagcagcagcagcaacagcaacacgcaGGCTGCTCTCAATCAGGCCATCTACGGCTCGACGCCGATCAACAATTTGCTGCCCCAGATCATTGGACAGGCGGTTGCTCAGCGTCAGGGCGTTGTCGgtggtggcaacaacaatcgtCGCGGTGTCGTGCAACGTCGCCGCCGTGTTCAGAATGGCGGACAACGGCGTCGTCGCAAGGGCAACAAGAAGGGCAAGAATGGCAAGAATGGCAACAAGCGTCCTCAGGTTGTCGTTGTGCGTCCCCAACGCGGTTGA
- the LOC133847804 gene encoding serine protease SP24D-like, whose translation MKSIEPMDLLYKALDRGSQGSQLVVCKVTGHNPKAFNMMKSLLIACLAIALASAAPHSSQLDGRIVGGLDAVEGQFPHQVSLRQLTSHICGGSIIAPQIILTAAHCVTSEASDGSLKVTSAKQLSIRAGTVDRSSGGVVVNVAKVIVHESYGNFLNDVALLVLDQPLTYSAVIKAIPLASVDTAVGSEVVISGWGHLTTGGASPRLLQYNTLSSLSKNQCISSTFMFTSSLICLAHTAGNGACNGDSGGPAIQNGQLVGIAGFVIGGCGSTNPDGYAKVFYHRDWIVKNANL comes from the exons TCTGCAAAGTAACTGGACATAATCCTAAAGCATTCAACATGATGAAGAGCCTTCTGATTGCCTGCTTGGCCATTGCTTTGGCCTCTGCTGCTCCTCATAGCTCCCAGCTGGATGGTCGCATTGTGGGCGGATTGGATGCCGTTGAAGGACAATTCCCTCATCAGGTGTCCTTGCGTCAGCTTACCTCGCACATCTGCGGCGGCAGCATCATTGCACCCCAGATCATTCTTACTGCAGCTCATTGCGTCACCAGCGAAGCTTCCGACGGCTCACTGAAGGT TACCTCGGCCAAGCAGCTGAGCATTCGTGCCGGAACCGTGGAtcgcagcagcggcggcgttGTCGTCAACGTGGCCAAGGTCATTGTCCATGAGAGCTATGGGAACTTCTTGAACGATGTCGCACTCCTGGTGCTCGACCAGCCCCTCACCTACTCCGCCGTGATCAAGGCCATTCCTCTGGCCAGCGTTGATACCGCAGTTGGCAGCGAGGTTGTCATCTCTGGCTGGGGTCATCTCACCACTGGCGGAGCCTCGCCCCGCCTGCTGCAGTACAACACGCTTAGCTCGCTGTCGAAGAATCAGTGCATCAGCTCCACCTTCATGTTCACCAGTAGTTTGATCTGTTTGGCCCACACCGCCGGCAACGGTGCTTGCAACGGCGACTCTGGTGGCCCGGCTATCCAGAATGGTCAACTCGTTGGCATTGCTGGCTTTGTGATTGGCGGCTGTGGCTCCACAAATCCCGATGGCTATGCCAAGGTCTTCTATCATCGCGATTGGATTGTCAAGAATGCCAATTTGTAA
- the LOC133848144 gene encoding serine protease SP24D-like yields the protein MMKSLLIACLAIALASAAPHSSQLDGRIVGGLDAVEGQFPHQVSLRQLTSHICGGSIIAPQIILTAAHCVTSEASDGSLKVTSAKQLSIRAGTVDRSSGGVVVNVAKVIVHESYGNFLNDVALLVLDQPLTYSAVIKAIPLASVDTAVGSEVVISGWGHLTTGGASPRLLQYNTLSSLSKNQCISSTFMFTSSLICLAHTAGNGACNGDSGGPAIQNGQLVGIAGFVIGGCGSTNPDGYAKVFYHRDWIVKNANL from the exons ATGATGAAGAGCCTTCTGATTGCCTGCTTGGCCATTGCTTTGGCCTCTGCTGCTCCTCATAGCTCCCAGCTGGATGGTCGCATTGTGGGCGGATTGGATGCCGTTGAAGGACAATTCCCTCATCAGGTGTCCTTGCGTCAGCTTACCTCGCACATCTGCGGCGGCAGCATCATTGCACCCCAGATCATTCTTACTGCAGCTCATTGCGTCACCAGCGAAGCTTCCGACGGCTCACTGAAGGT TACCTCGGCCAAGCAGCTGAGCATTCGTGCCGGAACCGTGGAtcgcagcagcggcggcgttGTCGTCAACGTGGCCAAGGTCATTGTCCATGAGAGCTATGGGAACTTCTTGAACGATGTCGCACTCCTGGTGCTCGACCAGCCCCTCACCTACTCCGCCGTGATCAAGGCCATTCCTCTGGCCAGCGTTGATACCGCAGTTGGCAGCGAGGTTGTCATCTCTGGCTGGGGTCATCTCACCACTGGCGGAGCCTCGCCCCGCCTGCTGCAGTACAACACGCTTAGCTCGCTGTCGAAGAATCAGTGCATCAGCTCCACCTTCATGTTCACCAGTAGTTTGATCTGTTTGGCCCACACCGCCGGCAACGGTGCTTGCAACGGCGACTCTGGTGGCCCGGCTATCCAGAATGGTCAACTCGTTGGCATTGCTGGCTTTGTGATTGGCGGCTGTGGCTCCACAAATCCCGATGGCTATGCCAAGGTCTTCTATCATCGCGATTGGATTGTCAAGAATGCCAATTTGTAA